The genomic DNA CGGGCGTCCATCTCCGAAACGGTGCGGGATGTGGCGGCCCGGCTTTCCATGCCCGTGCTGCTGGTGGCCGCTGAACTGGATGACATCGGTTCGGTTCGCGGGCAGCAGCATCTGGCCCGGACCATCCCGGATGCCGAACTGGTGATGCTGCCCGGCGTGGGGCACCTGGTGCACTACGAAAAGCCGAACGAAGCGGCGGCAGCCATCGAGGATTTCCTGGCCCGGAGGCATTCATGAGGATGCGGCTGGCGGTGGACGCCCGGTTCACCCGCACCGACCACCATGACGGCATCAGCCGGTACGGCGCCAGCCTGATCCGGGCGGTCAGCGAGCATGCCGACGTGCTGATGCTGATTTCGGACGAGCGCCAGCTGGCGCTGCTGCCGGATCTGCCGTGGGTGAAGATCAACAGCCCGATCTCCCCTGCCGAGCTCTTCGTAGCGCTCCGCGTTAACCGGCTGGGGGCTGACGCCGTTTTCTCGCCGATGCAGACCATGGGCAGCTGGGGGCGCAGGTATCCGCTGATTCTCACCCTGCACGATCTGATCTATTACCAGAACCCCACGCCCCCGGGGTTCCTGCCGCTGCCCGTGCGCGGACTGTGGCGCCTGTACCACCTGGCGTACTGGCCGCAACGGCTGCTGCTGAACCGCGCCGATGTTGTGGCCACCATCAGCGAAACCACCCGCGGCCTGATGGCCCGGCACCGGCTCACGCGCCGTCCGGTCAGGATGGTGGCCAACGCGCCGCAGGAGGGTTCGACGCCGAGGAACCCGGATGCCCCGGTGGAGAAGTCCCTGCTGTATATGGGCTCGTTTATGCCGTACAAAAACGTGGAAACCGTCATCCGGGGCATGGAGCACCTGCCGGGCTTCACGCTGCATCTGCTGAGCCGGATCAGTGACGAACGGCGTGCCGAACTGGAGGCGCTGGTACCGGCCGGCGCCCGGGTCCGGTTCCACAACGGCGTCAGCGATGAGGACTATGACCGGCTGCTGCGCCGGGCAACGGCCCTGGTCACGCTGTCCAGGGCCGAGGGCTACGGTCTGCCGGTCATCGAGGCGATGGCGGTAGGCACTCCCGTGGTGGCGAGCGACATTCCGATTTTCCGGGAGGTTTCGGGCGGCGCGGCACTGCTGGTGGACCCGGACTCCCCTGCCGGATTCGCGGACGCGGTACGTGCCCTGGCCGAGCCGGACCGGTGGCGAAAGGCGTCCGACGCCGGTATCCGGCGGGCGAACGATTACGGCTGGGACGTCTCTGCCCGCCAGCTCATGGCAGCGGCCGGGGAGGCTGTCCGCCTGTTCCCCGGCCGCCGCCGTCGTTCGTAGTCCCTCGTCCGTAGTCCCCCGCCAGCTGTCCTGCTGCTCAGCCCAG from Arthrobacter zhangbolii includes the following:
- a CDS encoding glycosyltransferase family 4 protein, whose protein sequence is MRLAVDARFTRTDHHDGISRYGASLIRAVSEHADVLMLISDERQLALLPDLPWVKINSPISPAELFVALRVNRLGADAVFSPMQTMGSWGRRYPLILTLHDLIYYQNPTPPGFLPLPVRGLWRLYHLAYWPQRLLLNRADVVATISETTRGLMARHRLTRRPVRMVANAPQEGSTPRNPDAPVEKSLLYMGSFMPYKNVETVIRGMEHLPGFTLHLLSRISDERRAELEALVPAGARVRFHNGVSDEDYDRLLRRATALVTLSRAEGYGLPVIEAMAVGTPVVASDIPIFREVSGGAALLVDPDSPAGFADAVRALAEPDRWRKASDAGIRRANDYGWDVSARQLMAAAGEAVRLFPGRRRRS